The Arthrobacter zhaoxinii sequence CCGTCTGGGCGATTCCGAGACCCGGGTGACTGTCCAGCTGGACTGGGATCCCGAAAACTTCCTCGAAAAGCTCGGTTCCGTGGTCGGTGCCGATGACCGTCAGGTGAAGTCGGATCTGGCACGCTTCAAGGAGTTTATTGAAAGCCGCGGTTCCGAGACGGGCTCGTGGCGGGGCAACGTGGATGCCCCGGGCAACGCCGCAACCGGTGCATCCGGCACGGCTGCAACCGGGCCCACCTCGACCGACACGGAGCGGCTTGCCGCTCCTCCCGAGGCGGATCCGGCGATGGATGACCCGGAGTCGGGCGGCCCCCGGGCGGGCTTGTAGCTCCACCGGCTTTTTAACCACGAACTGCGGATGCCGCCAAGGCATCCGCAGTTCGTGGTTAAGGGAGGCTCAGGCGGGATCGAGGTCCTTTACTGCCGGTCCTTCAAGCAGGGTTCCCGTGGCGCTGAAACGGGAGCCGTGCAGCGGGCAGTCCCAGGACTGCTCGGCGTCGTTCCAGTTCAGGACGCCTTTCAAATGCGGGCAGACGGCCGACGCCCGGCTGGTTTTGCCGGCCACCGTGCAGGTTCCCACCGGCTTCCCGTGCTCCCGCGAGACCACGCCCTGCCCCTCCGGCGGTGCCGCTTCGGCGCTGTTGGCCAGGCCGGCAGCCCAGCCGGTGAGCATCGAAAGCCCCACCTCGGCGTTGTCCTTCAGGGTGGACGCGGCATCCAGCGGGGCCACCCGCGGCTTATACAGTTCCCGGGCCCACGGATTCTCTCCGCCGAGAATCTCCGCGCTCAGGGCCAGCGAAGCCGCAACGGCATTGGTCATGCCCCACTTGTTGTAGCCGGTGGCGGCGTAGATGTGGGCACCCATCAGCGGCAGCTGGCCTACGTACGGCAGGCTGCCTGCCGGCGAGTAGTCCTGGGCGGACCAGGCATAACTGGCAGCGCTTCCCACCGCGAAGTTCTCCACGGTCCAGTCCACCAGGTCATCCACCAGTTCCTGGGTGTGCTTCTTCCGTCCGACCGTGTGCCCGTTGCCGCCGGCCAGCAGGTAGGAGATGCCGTTGGACTCCGCGGTCCGCAGCGAGCGGGTGGGTGAGTCAACGGAGAGGTACATTCCCTGCGGCACCGCGCCGGTCACCGGCAGGGCGACGGCGTAGGAACGCTCCGGCTTCAGGACCGCGAAGTAGCCGCCGCGGTCCAGGATCGGGATGCCCGTGGCGAGCACCAGATGCCGGGCGCCCACCTCACCGTGGTTGGTAAGGACCTTGATGCCGTTGCCGTCCTCGTGGCGGGCACCGGTCACCCGCACCCCTTCGATGAGGCTGCCGCCGTGGGCACGGAAATCCTGGGCCAGGCCGGCGAGCACGGTCAACGGGTGGATCTGGGCCTGGTCCCGAAGCCGCAGCGCGCCGGTGGTTTCAAATGGCAGCTCCGTATCCGTGGTGAACTCGACGTCGAGTCCGGCCGCGGAAGCCGCCTCCTGTTCCTTCCGCAGGCTCTTGAGCCCCTGCGCGGTCGTGGCGTAGGTGTAGGCATCCCGAAGCTCGTAGCCGATACCGTTCTCGTCGCAGAAGCGCAGCAGCCAGCTTTGCCCCTGGCGGTTGGCTTCGACATACTGGCGGGCGATTTCCGCATTGTGGTGCGACGTGATGCTGGACAGCTGCGTCCCCTGCAGCAGGGAGACCTTGGCGGTGGTGTTGCCGGTGGAGACGGCCCCCACCGTACGGGCTTCCAGGACGGCCACGCGCTGTCCGCTGCGGGCCAGCAGCGCCGCCGTGGTCAGACCGGTGAGACCGGCGCCGACCACCACGGTGTCGTAGGACGCCCCGGGGTCGAAGGGATCAGTGGATATAACGGGCGCGGTATCGAGCCATAGAGATTTCAAGTTATCCTTCCCGCCAAACAGACGAAGTGATGTGGGAGCCGGCCTGCGGTCCCATCTGGAGCATGCCGCCGTCGACGGCCCAGGAGGCACCGGTGACGTAGGACGACGCCGGTGAAGCCAGGAACGCAACGACGTCGGCGATTTCGGCGGCGTAGCCGGGCCGGCCGAGGGGAATCCCGGGACGGTCCTCCGCCCTCGGATCGGAATCCGTCTGACCGGTCATGGGCGTGGCGATTTCTCCGGGGGCCACCGCATTGGCGGTTATCCCGTAGCTTCCCAGCTCCAGCGCAATGGTCTTCATCAGCCCGCCCAGGCCGTGCTTGGACGCGGTGTACGCGGCGGCACCCACCCGGGGCTGATGTTCGTGGACGCTGGTGACTGCGATCAGCCGGCCGCCGTTGCCAGCCGCGACCATGCGCTGCGCGGCCCGCTGCAGGCAGACAAACGCGCCGCTGAGGTTGGTGTCCATCGTGTTCCGCCACGCGTCATAGGTCAGGTCCAGGAACTTCTGCCCGTCACCGGTCCCGGAGTTGTTGACGAACACGTCCAGACCGCCCAGCTCCTCCGCCAGGGAATCCACCACCGCCGCGCAGGCCGGCAGATCGGTGGTGTCCAGACGGGCGACGACGGCGGTACGGCCGTGCGAGCGGACCTCCGCCGCGGTGTCCTCGGCGCCCTGTTCGTCGGAATGCCAGGTGATGCCTACATCCATTCCGGCCTTCGCCAGCGCTACCGCTGTGGCACGGCCGATGCCGGAATCCGATCCGGTGACTATTGCCCTTCCAGGCGAAAACACCATTGGTACCCCCTCGTCGAAAGTCAGTATGCTTCCCACCTTGCCCCAATCGTGCAAGAGTTTAAAGTCCTGATCACCTAATCCTCCCGGCCCGGCCTTCCGGTGCTTGCGGAGCAGAGGAGTCATCATGGCATACTCCAGTTACAGTTCAGGCGGCCTTACCTCCCGGCGGACCAATGCGCAGAAAGCAGCCATGGTTTTCGGGATTGTTTTCCTGCTGATCGGCGTCCTGGGGTTCATTCCCGGGGCCACCATCAATTACGGCCAGCTGTACTTCTCCGGTTACGCCTCCGAGGCCGCACTGCTGGGAATCTTCCAGGTGTCGATACTGCATAACGTTGTCCATATGCTGCTGGGATTCGCCGGGCTTGCCATGGCGAGAAAGCATTCCTCGGCCAGGCTCTACCTGCTGGGCGGGGGCATTCTCTATGCCCTGCTCTTCATCTACGGGCTGCTCATCCCGCTGGAATCAGACGCCAACTTCGTCCCGTTCAACACGGCGGACAACTGGCTGCACGCGGTCCTGGCCGTGGTTATGATCCTGCTGGGCGTTTTCCTTGGCCGGCAGAGCGAACCGAGCTCCTACCGGAGCAACCCGAATCCCGGTGAAGGGTCAATTCCCAACTAGGTTTCCGCGGGATGCCTGCCCCGGTTAGCGTGGAAGCATGGACACACAGGAGATTCAGCACCGGATCCAGGAACTCGTCGAGAAGGAGCAGGCCCTGCGCGAGGTGGATCCCGCTGCAGAGCCGGAAAAACATGCCGCAGAGCTGCGCCGGATAGAGGAACAGATCGACCAGTACTGGGATCTGCTCCGCCAGAGGCGCGCCAAGGCCGACGCCGGGCAGGACCCGGACGAGGCGCAGGAGCGCCCCGTGGGCGAAGTCGAGGGCTACCGCCAGTAGGGTTCCGGCCCCGCATTGACCGCCCGTCCGCTAGGACCGGCTGCTGCCGCCGGCCTTGCTGTCCGCTGCCGCCGGGTCCTCCCCGCCGGTCACCTGCCGCAGCAGCGTGGCCGCACCGACGCTGCGGCGGAACCGGCTGTCCCCCCGGAAGGTTTCCCCGAGGGCCCAGAGAATCAGGCAGCCTTTGCTGAGGCTCTTCAAAAGTTCGGCGTTCCGCGGCGTCAGCGCCATCATCGACGCCGCGCCGAACACCCCCCAGCCGATGAGCGGCCCGTTGGGCACCTTAAAGATTGTCTGCCGGCCGAACTGATCCGTGAAGAAATTGCGAGATGCCATGGTGTCTAGGCGCCTTTCCGGGTTTTAGCGGTGCTCTTTGAAGCCGCAGTCCTGGACTTGGCCGGGGCCTTCTTGGCGCCGTCGTCGTCCTCTTCGTCCTTGGACTTGGACTTGGACTTGGAATCCTTGGTTCCGGCCCCGGCCTTGGCTCCGCGGTTCTTCTCCACGCTGCGGCGCAGGGCCTCCATGAGGTCCAGGACCTTGCCGCCCTCATCCTCCTCGGATTCTGCACCGAAGGTTTCCTCCGTGTCGAGCGAATCCCCCTGTTCAAGCTTCGCGTCGATGAGGGTTTTCAGCTGTTCCTGGTAGTCGTCGGTGAACTCGGAAGGGTCGAAGTCGCCGCTGAAGGAATCCACGAGGGCCGCAGACATTTCCAGCTCTTTGGCGGAGATCCGCACCTTTTCATCCAGCGAGGGGAAGCTGGCCTCCCGGACCTCGTCCTCCCACAGCAGCGTCTGCAGGGTCAGCACATCACCGCGTACCCGCAGTGCGCCCAGCCGGCTCTTCTGCCGGAGCGAGAACTGCACCACGGCCGTGCGGTCGGTGTCCTCAAGGGTGCGGCGCAGCAGGACGTAGGATTTTGTCGACTTGGAGTCCGGCTCAAGGTAGTACGTGCGGTCAAACAGGATGGGGTCCACCTGCTCGCTGGGCACGAATTCCACGACGTCGATTTCCCGGCTTTTCTCCACGGGCAGGGAGGCCAGATCCTCGTCGGTGAGGACGACTGTCTGTTCGCCGTCGTCGTAGGCCTTGGCAATGTCCTTGTATTCCACCACCTCGCCGCAGATCTCGCAGCGGCGCTGGTAGCGGATGCGCCCGCCGTCCTTGCCGTGCACCTGGTGAAGGCTGACGTCGTGGTCCTCGGTGGCGGCATAGACCTTGACCGGCACGTTGACCAGCCCAAACGCAATGGCGCCTTTCCAGATCGCTCTCATGTAGTCCAGTGAACACTAACTTCCGGTTCCGTTGCCAGAGCCGGGTTTCCCTGCGCGTGCCTCCCGCAGATGGTCCCAC is a genomic window containing:
- a CDS encoding FAD-dependent oxidoreductase yields the protein MKSLWLDTAPVISTDPFDPGASYDTVVVGAGLTGLTTAALLARSGQRVAVLEARTVGAVSTGNTTAKVSLLQGTQLSSITSHHNAEIARQYVEANRQGQSWLLRFCDENGIGYELRDAYTYATTAQGLKSLRKEQEAASAAGLDVEFTTDTELPFETTGALRLRDQAQIHPLTVLAGLAQDFRAHGGSLIEGVRVTGARHEDGNGIKVLTNHGEVGARHLVLATGIPILDRGGYFAVLKPERSYAVALPVTGAVPQGMYLSVDSPTRSLRTAESNGISYLLAGGNGHTVGRKKHTQELVDDLVDWTVENFAVGSAASYAWSAQDYSPAGSLPYVGQLPLMGAHIYAATGYNKWGMTNAVAASLALSAEILGGENPWARELYKPRVAPLDAASTLKDNAEVGLSMLTGWAAGLANSAEAAPPEGQGVVSREHGKPVGTCTVAGKTSRASAVCPHLKGVLNWNDAEQSWDCPLHGSRFSATGTLLEGPAVKDLDPA
- a CDS encoding SDR family oxidoreductase yields the protein MVFSPGRAIVTGSDSGIGRATAVALAKAGMDVGITWHSDEQGAEDTAAEVRSHGRTAVVARLDTTDLPACAAVVDSLAEELGGLDVFVNNSGTGDGQKFLDLTYDAWRNTMDTNLSGAFVCLQRAAQRMVAAGNGGRLIAVTSVHEHQPRVGAAAYTASKHGLGGLMKTIALELGSYGITANAVAPGEIATPMTGQTDSDPRAEDRPGIPLGRPGYAAEIADVVAFLASPASSYVTGASWAVDGGMLQMGPQAGSHITSSVWREG
- a CDS encoding DUF4383 domain-containing protein — its product is MAYSSYSSGGLTSRRTNAQKAAMVFGIVFLLIGVLGFIPGATINYGQLYFSGYASEAALLGIFQVSILHNVVHMLLGFAGLAMARKHSSARLYLLGGGILYALLFIYGLLIPLESDANFVPFNTADNWLHAVLAVVMILLGVFLGRQSEPSSYRSNPNPGEGSIPN
- a CDS encoding DUF2630 family protein, producing MDTQEIQHRIQELVEKEQALREVDPAAEPEKHAAELRRIEEQIDQYWDLLRQRRAKADAGQDPDEAQERPVGEVEGYRQ
- the ku gene encoding non-homologous end joining protein Ku, producing MRAIWKGAIAFGLVNVPVKVYAATEDHDVSLHQVHGKDGGRIRYQRRCEICGEVVEYKDIAKAYDDGEQTVVLTDEDLASLPVEKSREIDVVEFVPSEQVDPILFDRTYYLEPDSKSTKSYVLLRRTLEDTDRTAVVQFSLRQKSRLGALRVRGDVLTLQTLLWEDEVREASFPSLDEKVRISAKELEMSAALVDSFSGDFDPSEFTDDYQEQLKTLIDAKLEQGDSLDTEETFGAESEEDEGGKVLDLMEALRRSVEKNRGAKAGAGTKDSKSKSKSKDEEDDDGAKKAPAKSRTAASKSTAKTRKGA